In Juglans microcarpa x Juglans regia isolate MS1-56 chromosome 8D, Jm3101_v1.0, whole genome shotgun sequence, the following are encoded in one genomic region:
- the LOC121241788 gene encoding signal recognition particle receptor subunit alpha homolog, whose amino-acid sequence MLEQLLIFTRGGLILWTCKELGNALKGSPIDTLIRSCLLEERSGAASYNYDAPGAAYTLKWTFHNELGLVFVAVYQRILHLLYVDDLLAMVKQEFSQIYDPKRMSYSDFDETFRQLKKEAEARAEDLKRSKQVVGKSLNNSKKQGHMQKAGFEGVTNNKSSESNSSNDSEDGDDRKGRKLENGHSNGNYVHNEESKFNGRANGRENGSSNAGAFDVNKLQKLRAKGGKKTEPAVSKGSKAEPKKKITKKNRVWDDSPPQAKLDFTDSVGENGDNIEVVAADHGESMMDKEEIFSSESEGEEDEEVGKDSKPETKKKGWFSSMFQSIAGKANLEKSDLEPALRALKDRLMTKNVAEEIAEKLCESVAASLEGKKLASFTRISSTVQAAMEEALVRILTPRRSIDILRDVHAAKEQGKPYVVVFVGVNGVGKSTNLAKVAYWLLQHQVSVMMAACDTFRSGAVEQLRTHARRLQIPIFEKGYEKDPAIVAKEAIQEATHNGSDVVLVDTAGRMQDNEPLMRALSKLIYLNNPDLVLFVGEALVGNDAVDQLSKFNQKLADLSPSPNPRLIDGILLTKFDTIDDKVGAALSMVYISGAPVMFVGCGQSYTDLKKLNVKSIVKTLLK is encoded by the exons ATGTTAGAGCAGTTACTGATATTTACTCGAGGAGGATTAATCCTCTGGACATGTAAAGAGCTCGGAAATGCTCTTAAGGGATCACCAATCGACACCTTGATCCGGTCTTGTCTTTTGGAAGAGCGATCCGGTGCAGCATCATACAACTATGATGCCCCAGGTGCCGCTTACACACTCAAATGGACCTTCCATAACGAGCTTGGTCTTGTATTTGTCGCCGTATATCAGCGGATTCTCCATCTGCTGTATGTGGACGATCTGCTTGCAATGGTGAAACAAGAGTTTTCTCAGATTTATGATCCGAAACGGATGTCCTATAGTGATTTCGATGAAACTTTTAGGCAACTGAAAAAGGAGGCCGAGGCTCGGGCTGAGGATTTGAAGAGATCAAAGCAGGTGGTGGGCAAGTCTCTAAATAATAGTAAGAAGCAAGGACATATGCAAAAGGCTGGATTTGAAGGAGTGACTAACAACAAAAGCAGTGAAAGTAATTCCTCCAATGATAGTGAAGACGGTGATGATAGGAAGGGCCGCAAATTGGAGAATGGGCACTCCAATGGTAATTATGTTCATAATGAAGAGTCTAAGTTTAATGGTCGTGCTAATGGTAGAGAAAATGGGAGTTCGAATGCTGGGGCTTTTGATGTAAATAAGCTTCAAAAGCTCAGAGCTAAAGGTGGGAAGAAAACTGAACCTGCTGTTAGCAAGGGCTCCAAGGCAGAGCCaaagaaaaagataacaaaaaagAACAGAGTTTGGGACGATTCACCCCCTCAGGCAAAACTGGATTTTACAGATTCTGTGGGTGAGAATGGAGACAACATAGAGGTTGTTGCAGCAGATCATGGTGAAAGTATGATGGACAAGGAAGAGATATTCAGCAGCGAAAGTGAGggtgaagaagatgaggaagtGGGGAAGGACAGCAAGCCTGAAACTAAGAAGAAGGGATGGTTTTCATCAATGTTTCAAAG TATTGCGGGCAAAGCAAATTTGGAGAAGTCAGACCTGGAACCAGCTTTGAGAGCTCTCAAGGATAGGCTTATGACCAAGAATGTG GCCGAGGAGATAGCAGAGAAACTCTGTGAATCAGTGGCAGCAAGTCTTGAAGGGAAAAAGCTGGCTTCATTCACAAGGATATCTTCGACAGTGCAG GCAGCAATGGAAGAAGCTCTTGTACGTATTTTAACTCCTAGGCGCTCTATTGACATATTGAGGGACGTGCATGCTGCAAAGGAACAAGGGAAGCCTTATGTCGTTGTTTTTGTCGGTGTTAATGGAGTTGGGAAATCTACTAATCTAGCCAAG GTTGCCTACTGGCTTCTGCAGCATCAGGTCAGTGTCATGATGGCTGCTTGTGACACATTCCGATCTGGAGCTGTTGAGCAGCTGCGGACTCATGCACGAAGGCTCCAG ATCCCTATATTTGAGAAGGGATATGAGAAAGATCCTGCAATTGTAGCAAAAGAAGCGATCCAGGAGGCTACACACAATGGTTCTGATGTGGTTCTCGTTGACACAGCTGGTCGAATGCAG GATAATGAACCATTGATGAGAGCACTCTCAAAGCTTATTTACCTTAACAATCCGGATCTGGTCTTGTTTGTTGGAGAGGCACTGGTTGGAAATGATGCCGTTGATCAACTTTCAAAGTTTAATCAG AAATTAGCGGACCTTTCGCCTTCACCCAATCCAAGATTGATAGATGGGATCTTGCTCACTAAATTTGATACTATTGATGATAAG GTTGGAGCTGCACTTTCAATGGTTTACATATCTGGTGCCCCGGTCATGTTTGTTGGCTGTGGACAGTCATATACAGATCTCAAGAAACTCAATGTCAAATCGATAGTCAAGACCCTCCTTAAATGA
- the LOC121241791 gene encoding early nodulin-like protein 1, translating into MASLRTILPVLTLLFLFCSFSEARDFLVGGKENSWASPSSANSLIQWAEKTRFRVGDFLVFNYDPNTDSVLQVTREEYENCSNSNPVKEYKGGKTKVELDRSGPFYFISKAEGKCKKGQRLTVIVLSHGHRAPGHSPLPAPELAPPSLPSELAPTALAPAPLGGGANGVRCGFISLLVGIVSLVGMILN; encoded by the exons ATGGCTTCCTTGAGAACTATTCTTCCAGTTCTGACTCTCTTGTTTCTGTTCTGTAGCTTCTCTGAAGCCAGAGATTTTCTGGTTGGAGGCAAGGAAAATTCATGGGCTAGTCCATCTTCTGCAAACTCTCTCATTCAGTGGGCTGAGAAAACTCGATTCAGAGTTGGCGATTTTCTCG TCTTCAACTACGATCCCAACACTGACTCAGTACTGCAAGTGACAAGGGAGGAATACGAGAACTGCAGCAACTCGAACCCAGTAAAAGAATACAAGGGCGGAAAAACCAAGGTTGAGTTGGACAGGTCAGGACCATTCTATTTCATCAGTAAAGCTGAGGGGAAGTGTAAGAAGGGCCAGAGGCTGACTGTGATTGTGCTGTCTCATGGACACCGGGCCCCAGGGCATTCTCCACTGCCGGCACCGGAACTAGCTCCGCCATCACTTCCTTCGGAACTAGCTCCGACGGCACTGGCTCCAGCACCGCTGGGTGGCGGTGCTAATGGAGTAAGGTGTGGGTTTATTAGTCTCCTCGTTGGAATAGTGAGTTTGGTGGGGATGATCTTGAATTGA